One Parafrankia discariae DNA segment encodes these proteins:
- a CDS encoding glycosyltransferase family 2 protein encodes MNAAGEGGSTREADAARDLDVLVPTCGRPDALAVTLGGLAAQTVRGFRVVVSDQTPAPDELSVDRPACRAVTRVLRLRGSEVELHRGRPWRGMAEQRDFLLSRARATRVLFLDDDILCEPGALSRMLAALGTLRCGFVGAAPQGLSFLDDVRPAEWAAFEPVTGPPGPERVRKGMPSWQRWRLHNAANLTHLTHLAQIAGATARRREWTAYRVAWIAGCVLYDRVRLQEAGGFGFWTRLPPGHRGEDVVAQLRVLERSGGVGILPPGTVHLELPTTLTDRRVDAYAEIIEADDAGRKARRGRRSGGEGP; translated from the coding sequence GTGAACGCCGCGGGTGAAGGCGGAAGCACCCGGGAGGCGGACGCCGCCCGCGATCTCGATGTCCTGGTGCCCACCTGCGGCCGACCGGACGCCCTGGCGGTCACTCTGGGCGGTCTGGCGGCACAGACGGTGCGCGGTTTCCGGGTGGTCGTGTCCGACCAGACCCCGGCGCCGGACGAGCTGTCCGTGGACCGCCCGGCGTGCCGCGCGGTAACGCGCGTCCTGCGGCTGCGCGGAAGCGAGGTGGAACTGCACCGCGGGCGGCCGTGGCGTGGCATGGCCGAGCAGCGGGATTTCCTGCTGTCCCGGGCGCGAGCGACCCGGGTGCTCTTCCTCGATGACGACATTCTGTGCGAGCCCGGCGCCCTCTCCCGGATGCTGGCGGCTCTCGGCACGCTGCGCTGCGGCTTCGTGGGAGCGGCGCCGCAGGGACTCAGCTTCCTCGACGACGTGCGGCCCGCCGAGTGGGCCGCGTTCGAGCCGGTCACCGGTCCACCCGGCCCGGAACGGGTACGCAAGGGGATGCCGTCCTGGCAGCGGTGGCGTCTGCACAACGCGGCGAACCTCACCCATCTCACCCATCTCGCCCAGATAGCCGGCGCTACCGCCCGGCGGCGGGAGTGGACCGCGTACCGGGTCGCCTGGATCGCCGGATGCGTCCTCTACGACCGCGTCAGGCTCCAGGAGGCCGGCGGCTTCGGTTTCTGGACGCGCCTGCCCCCGGGGCACCGTGGTGAGGACGTCGTGGCTCAGCTCCGCGTTCTCGAACGGTCAGGCGGAGTGGGCATCCTGCCTCCCGGCACCGTCCATCTGGAACTGCCCACCACGCTGACGGATCGCCGGGTGGACGCCTACGCGGAGATCATCGAGGCCGACGACGCCGGCCGCAAGGCCCGGCGCGGTCGCCGATCCGGAGGAGAGGGCCCATGA
- a CDS encoding NAD-dependent epimerase/dehydratase family protein: protein MSSSTFTSTSDDAAVPAARRVVVVGASGNVGTSVVAALTRSAGISQVTCVARRPPAAAAEKTSWVSADVAREDLVRVFDGADVVIHLAWLFQPTHDPRTTWRTNVLGGIRVFDAAARAGVPALVCASSVGAYSPGPKDHTVDESWPTHGWPGAAYTREKAYLERLLDTFERDHPDMRVVRLRPGFIFQRMAASQQRRLFAGPLLPGSLVRPGMVPVVPDLPGLRFQVVHSEDVGEAYRLAAERAVRGAFNIAAEPVVDSQLLAEALNARTVRVPARAARAALAAAWHLHLVPTAPGLLDAVLHLPLMDTTRAREELGWTPRHDSRAALGSLLRGLRTGVGGDTAALAPTTPAGRVREVLTGVGQRS, encoded by the coding sequence ATGAGCTCATCCACATTCACCTCCACATCCGACGACGCAGCCGTCCCGGCCGCGCGACGGGTCGTCGTGGTGGGCGCTTCCGGCAACGTCGGCACGAGTGTCGTGGCCGCCCTGACCCGCTCGGCTGGAATCTCCCAGGTCACGTGCGTGGCCCGCCGGCCACCGGCCGCCGCGGCGGAGAAGACCAGCTGGGTGTCAGCCGATGTGGCCCGGGAGGATCTGGTCCGGGTGTTCGACGGCGCGGACGTGGTCATCCACCTCGCGTGGCTGTTCCAGCCCACGCACGACCCGAGGACCACCTGGCGGACCAACGTCCTCGGCGGCATCCGCGTCTTCGACGCCGCCGCCCGAGCGGGTGTGCCGGCTCTCGTCTGCGCCTCGTCGGTCGGTGCCTACTCCCCCGGCCCGAAGGACCACACCGTGGACGAGAGCTGGCCGACCCACGGCTGGCCGGGCGCGGCCTACACCCGGGAGAAGGCCTACCTCGAACGCCTTCTCGACACCTTCGAACGCGACCACCCGGACATGCGGGTGGTCCGGCTGCGGCCGGGGTTCATCTTCCAGCGGATGGCAGCCAGCCAGCAGCGCCGTCTGTTCGCCGGGCCGCTCCTACCCGGCTCCCTGGTCCGGCCGGGCATGGTGCCCGTGGTTCCCGACCTTCCCGGGCTGAGATTCCAGGTCGTCCACTCCGAGGACGTGGGCGAGGCCTACCGGCTCGCCGCCGAACGGGCCGTGCGCGGCGCCTTCAACATCGCGGCCGAGCCCGTGGTCGACAGCCAGCTGCTCGCCGAGGCCCTGAACGCCCGGACCGTGCGGGTACCGGCACGGGCGGCACGGGCCGCCCTCGCCGCGGCCTGGCACCTGCACCTGGTGCCCACCGCCCCCGGGCTCCTCGACGCGGTACTGCACCTGCCCCTCATGGACACCACCCGCGCCCGCGAGGAGCTCGGCTGGACCCCCAGGCACGACTCGCGCGCCGCGCTGGGCAGCCTCCTGCGGGGCCTGCGTACGGGCGTCGGCGGGGACACTGCCGCCCTGGCGCCGACCACGCCCGCCGGCCGGGTGCGCGAGGTCCTCACCGGCGTCGGGCAGCGCTCATGA
- a CDS encoding CBS domain-containing protein has protein sequence MATTVAEVMTREPAIVQPDQSLAEAARTMRETDAGDVLVVDDGKLVGILTDRDIVIRIVAENRDTSAAKVREAFSAELETVTPDTLIDDAAELMRLRAVRRLPVVEGSEPVGIISLGDLAITRDEESVLGQVSAMPSNR, from the coding sequence ATGGCTACCACCGTGGCTGAGGTGATGACCCGAGAACCAGCCATCGTCCAGCCGGACCAGTCCCTCGCCGAGGCCGCGCGGACGATGCGCGAGACCGACGCCGGCGATGTTCTCGTCGTCGACGACGGTAAGCTCGTCGGTATCCTGACCGACCGCGACATCGTGATCAGAATCGTCGCCGAGAACAGGGACACATCCGCCGCGAAGGTTCGCGAGGCCTTCAGCGCGGAACTGGAGACTGTCACCCCGGACACCCTGATCGACGACGCCGCCGAACTGATGCGACTGCGCGCGGTCCGGCGCCTGCCCGTGGTGGAGGGCTCGGAGCCCGTCGGCATCATCAGCCTCGGCGACCTCGCGATCACACGGGACGAGGAATCCGTGCTCGGCCAGGTCAGCGCGATGCCCAGCAACCGCTGA
- the rfaE2 gene encoding D-glycero-beta-D-manno-heptose 1-phosphate adenylyltransferase has protein sequence MNAVSALPATRDPFARRDALDALASLYALDLLVVGDVMLDSWVWGPSRGLSREGPVPVVAVAGRSEAPGGAGNAAAAAAGLGARVRLVATVGDDQDGARLRELLNDAGVDTAAVLDDQGRRTVHKQRICSGEHLHLRVDSGDEAPPGPAAGAGVRSRLFDAAAGALGLVGSCAAVLACDYGTGLFSPELVRRLGSAARSAGRPLVVDAHDPRRWAPARPDIVTPNAAETASLLPPDAAGPFLADRPRTVAAHAEAILAAAGARVVVVTLDRDGLVVLDGERPPLHLPAEPAPDGHTAGAGDTLAATLATAVGGGAALEPAVILAAAAASVVVRRPGTSVCTAADLRACLAPKPPGAIDLPALAEQVHAEHRRGSRIVLTNGCFDVLHRGHIAYLAAARALGDVLIVGVNSDAGVRRLKGPERPVNTLEDRLAVLTALTDIDHLVVFDEDTATDLITALRPDVYVKGGDYTESMLPEAALVRAQGGQVRFVDYVPDHSTSGLLDRIRGGQTPALVRRRP, from the coding sequence ATGAACGCCGTGTCGGCCTTGCCCGCGACGCGGGATCCGTTCGCCAGGCGGGACGCGCTCGACGCGCTCGCTTCCCTCTACGCCCTTGACCTCCTGGTTGTCGGTGACGTCATGCTCGACAGCTGGGTCTGGGGCCCGTCTCGAGGCCTGTCCCGGGAGGGCCCGGTGCCGGTGGTCGCGGTCGCCGGGAGGTCCGAGGCCCCGGGCGGTGCCGGCAACGCGGCGGCCGCGGCGGCCGGGCTCGGTGCCCGCGTGCGACTGGTCGCCACCGTGGGCGACGACCAGGACGGCGCCCGGCTGCGGGAGCTGCTGAACGATGCCGGTGTGGACACCGCCGCGGTCCTCGATGACCAGGGCCGGCGAACCGTCCACAAACAGCGGATCTGCTCCGGCGAGCATCTTCACCTCCGTGTAGACAGCGGTGACGAGGCGCCGCCCGGGCCGGCGGCCGGCGCCGGGGTCAGGAGCCGGCTGTTCGACGCCGCGGCGGGAGCCCTTGGCCTCGTCGGCTCCTGCGCCGCCGTGCTCGCCTGCGACTACGGCACCGGTCTGTTCTCCCCGGAGCTGGTGCGCCGGCTGGGCTCGGCCGCCCGGAGCGCGGGTCGGCCGCTGGTCGTGGACGCCCACGACCCCCGCCGCTGGGCCCCCGCGCGGCCGGACATCGTGACACCGAACGCGGCGGAGACGGCCAGCCTGCTGCCCCCCGATGCGGCCGGTCCGTTCCTGGCTGACCGGCCGCGCACCGTGGCGGCCCACGCGGAGGCGATCCTCGCCGCGGCCGGAGCCCGTGTCGTCGTCGTCACGCTCGACCGCGACGGGCTCGTCGTGCTCGACGGCGAGCGTCCGCCGCTGCACCTGCCGGCCGAGCCCGCCCCGGACGGCCACACCGCCGGCGCCGGCGACACCCTCGCCGCCACGCTCGCGACCGCGGTGGGTGGCGGGGCGGCGCTGGAGCCGGCCGTCATCCTCGCCGCCGCCGCCGCGAGCGTCGTCGTCCGCAGGCCCGGTACGAGCGTGTGCACCGCCGCCGATCTCCGCGCCTGCCTGGCCCCGAAGCCCCCGGGAGCGATCGACCTGCCCGCGCTCGCCGAGCAGGTACACGCCGAACACCGCCGCGGCAGCCGGATCGTCCTCACCAACGGGTGCTTCGACGTCCTGCACCGCGGCCACATCGCCTACCTCGCCGCCGCCCGGGCGCTCGGGGACGTCCTGATCGTGGGAGTCAACAGCGACGCCGGCGTGCGGCGACTCAAGGGCCCCGAGCGTCCGGTGAACACCTTGGAGGACCGGCTGGCGGTACTCACCGCCCTCACCGACATCGACCATCTCGTCGTCTTCGACGAGGACACCGCGACCGATCTGATCACCGCGCTGCGGCCGGACGTGTACGTCAAAGGCGGCGACTACACGGAGTCGATGCTGCCGGAGGCAGCGCTCGTCCGCGCCCAGGGCGGGCAGGTGCGTTTCGTCGACTACGTACCCGACCACTCCACCAGTGGGCTTCTCGACCGGATCCGCGGCGGTCAGACCCCCGCCCTCGTGCGGAGGCGGCCATGA
- a CDS encoding glycosyltransferase family 9 protein, with translation MLVRPDNLGDVLMMGPALRALRAAAPRARLELLASPSGAAAAPLLDGLDACLAESVPWQDASGGSATPESLHRLVARLTARSYQAAVVFTSFSQSPWPAAYACALAEIPVRAGASREFGGALLTHWIDDLPDEAHQVDRAAELLTRLGVPVPERALRVKIPRQAEQDAQAIAGPRPYAVLLPGASCASRRWPPRRFAELAGRLGSAGLRVLVAGTSRERDLVRQVCAGAGPAGVDLAGALDLGTLAALLRRAEIAVTNNSGGMHLADAVDAPLLALFAGTERESEYRPRSTRSRVLHRPTPCAPCRAFDCPLGHHECLDITAARVADAALALRARSAT, from the coding sequence TTGCTTGTCCGGCCTGACAATCTCGGCGACGTCCTGATGATGGGGCCCGCGTTGCGTGCGCTGAGGGCGGCGGCACCCCGCGCGCGGCTGGAGCTGCTCGCGTCCCCTTCGGGGGCGGCCGCCGCACCGCTGCTGGACGGGCTCGACGCCTGCCTCGCCGAATCGGTGCCGTGGCAGGACGCGTCCGGGGGCTCGGCGACGCCCGAATCCCTGCACCGCCTCGTCGCCCGGCTCACTGCGAGGTCCTACCAGGCCGCGGTGGTGTTCACCTCGTTCTCGCAGTCACCGTGGCCGGCCGCGTACGCTTGTGCGCTGGCGGAGATCCCGGTCCGGGCGGGGGCGTCCCGCGAGTTCGGTGGAGCGCTGCTCACGCACTGGATCGACGACCTTCCCGACGAGGCGCACCAGGTCGACCGGGCCGCGGAGCTGCTGACCCGGCTCGGCGTGCCAGTGCCCGAACGCGCACTGCGAGTGAAGATCCCCCGGCAGGCCGAGCAGGACGCCCAGGCCATCGCCGGGCCGCGCCCCTATGCCGTGCTGCTGCCCGGCGCGTCCTGCGCGTCTCGGCGCTGGCCGCCGCGCCGGTTCGCGGAGCTGGCCGGCCGCCTCGGATCCGCCGGCCTTCGCGTCCTCGTCGCCGGCACCAGCCGGGAGCGCGACCTGGTGCGACAGGTCTGTGCCGGCGCCGGCCCAGCCGGTGTCGATCTTGCCGGGGCGCTGGACCTGGGGACCCTCGCCGCGCTCCTGCGCCGCGCCGAGATCGCGGTGACCAACAACTCCGGCGGCATGCATCTCGCCGACGCGGTCGACGCGCCCCTGCTCGCACTGTTCGCCGGGACGGAGCGGGAGTCCGAGTACCGCCCGCGGTCCACGCGCTCCCGCGTGCTGCACCGCCCCACCCCCTGCGCGCCCTGCCGGGCGTTCGACTGCCCGCTGGGCCACCACGAGTGCCTCGACATCACAGCGGCGCGGGTCGCGGACGCGGCGCTGGCACTGCGCGCCCGGAGCGCCACGTGA
- a CDS encoding ferritin-like domain-containing protein, protein MTTPGGNIMAVTAVRPETGAVIRPGPMITVAPSREVAEDDYGDLARDTGLNGPFLADQLSAFVAQERIGINLLRTLRARTDDPALRSRYGELEGETRRAVEAWERLIENLGGNPQYVSPAGRAVEALGDRTAQALMLSGSVDPETFDQAGLRAFASTVTQRGLNVRLLAALAREAEGGASRDLLSAAMGDLEPATRDHADWVAKQLEQVTVSRAKHPFVRKVAQATQHAAAKARSVLGG, encoded by the coding sequence GTGACCACACCGGGAGGGAACATCATGGCCGTCACCGCGGTACGCCCCGAGACCGGAGCCGTTATCCGGCCCGGTCCGATGATCACGGTCGCGCCCTCGCGTGAGGTCGCCGAGGACGATTACGGCGACCTGGCCCGGGACACGGGCCTGAACGGCCCGTTCCTGGCCGATCAGCTCTCCGCCTTCGTCGCGCAGGAGCGAATTGGGATCAACCTGCTGCGCACACTGCGGGCCCGCACCGACGACCCGGCCCTGCGTTCCCGCTACGGCGAGCTGGAGGGCGAGACTCGCCGAGCGGTGGAGGCCTGGGAACGGCTGATCGAGAACCTCGGCGGGAATCCGCAGTACGTCAGCCCCGCCGGTCGGGCCGTCGAGGCCTTGGGTGACAGGACCGCGCAGGCGCTGATGCTGTCCGGATCCGTGGATCCGGAGACCTTCGACCAGGCGGGGCTGCGCGCCTTCGCCTCGACGGTCACCCAGAGAGGACTGAACGTGCGGCTGCTCGCCGCCCTCGCCCGGGAAGCCGAGGGGGGAGCCTCGCGGGACCTGCTCTCCGCGGCGATGGGGGATCTGGAGCCAGCGACGCGCGATCACGCCGACTGGGTGGCCAAGCAGCTGGAGCAGGTCACCGTCTCCCGTGCCAAGCATCCGTTCGTCCGGAAAGTCGCGCAGGCCACCCAGCATGCGGCGGCCAAGGCACGATCAGTTCTGGGCGGATGA
- a CDS encoding glycosyltransferase, with product MNILLWHVHGSWTTSFVQGGHHYLVPVTPERGPDGLGRARTYPWPPSVEEVPPAELADRPVDAVLLQRPHEIELASRWLRRRVGRDVPAMYVEHNTPRGDVPLSRHPVADHEDVVLVHVTHFNRLFWDNGTARTRVIEHGIVDPGPRYTGELPRIAVAVNEPVRRGRITGTDLLPAFAAAAPVDVYGLGVRGLPEATGLPPDRLTVLDDPPQAELHARMARRRVYAHLPRWTSLGLSLLEAMHLAMPVVALATTEAMAAVPPGAGVLSTDPAVLVDAVHAYVEDPTLAADHGRRAREVALARYGLERFLGDWDELLSDIVTS from the coding sequence ATGAACATCCTGCTCTGGCACGTGCACGGCTCCTGGACGACCTCCTTCGTCCAGGGCGGCCACCACTACCTGGTGCCGGTGACACCGGAACGCGGCCCGGACGGCCTGGGCAGGGCCCGGACATACCCGTGGCCGCCCTCGGTCGAGGAGGTGCCGCCCGCCGAGCTCGCCGACAGGCCGGTCGACGCCGTGCTCCTGCAACGCCCGCACGAGATCGAACTCGCCTCCCGCTGGCTGCGCCGACGAGTCGGGCGGGACGTGCCCGCCATGTACGTCGAACACAACACCCCTCGCGGCGACGTTCCGCTGTCCCGACACCCGGTCGCCGACCACGAAGACGTCGTTCTGGTGCACGTGACCCACTTCAACCGCCTGTTCTGGGACAACGGAACCGCCCGGACCCGCGTCATCGAACATGGGATCGTCGATCCCGGGCCCCGCTACACCGGCGAGCTGCCCCGGATCGCCGTGGCCGTCAACGAGCCGGTCCGGCGCGGGCGGATCACCGGCACCGACCTGCTCCCAGCTTTCGCCGCCGCCGCGCCCGTCGACGTGTACGGCCTGGGCGTGCGCGGGCTGCCGGAGGCCACCGGCCTGCCGCCCGATCGGCTCACGGTGCTCGACGACCCCCCGCAGGCCGAGCTGCATGCCCGGATGGCCCGCCGACGGGTGTACGCGCACCTGCCCCGCTGGACGTCACTGGGCCTGTCCCTGCTGGAGGCGATGCACCTGGCGATGCCGGTGGTCGCGCTGGCCACCACCGAGGCCATGGCGGCGGTCCCGCCCGGTGCCGGGGTGCTCTCCACTGACCCGGCGGTACTCGTCGACGCCGTGCACGCGTACGTCGAGGACCCGACGCTCGCTGCCGACCACGGCCGCCGCGCGCGTGAGGTCGCGCTCGCGCGCTATGGGCTGGAGCGCTTCCTAGGGGACTGGGACGAGCTGTTGAGCGACATCGTGACCAGCTGA
- a CDS encoding glycosyltransferase — translation MPVTRAAPTSQRTDRPRIALICGNLEPARDGVADYTLHLREALGHRADVWLATAGPAGAAEPAAGPRLIKVADGWNARGVAALAGALRRLAPDVVHVQFAPSAFGYSPAVGLLPLLLPASTRLVTTLHEYDWWSWPAHVPDRLWRLVERRRWWDRETLALAPRSSRVIVTNGAHARAVRGRLGISPRSVPVGANVIPDSHADRPAVRRVARSRLGLPPEAPVLAFFGFAHPAKGLRYLIEALAMLAPEHPGVRLVIAGGFVSLALREPEANAFRRELEDGAREAGVAGRVLMTGHLPAAEASEVLTAADIAVLPFTAGVTAKSGALAAVAAHGLPVVVTAADPPDPALVDARTAVVVPRVRDAGALAVGIRRLLVDADLGARVRAGLATLLADRGWPRIADAHLELYRECRDGGTGRGRPARFHARSPAGAAPPGGHDSPGHGD, via the coding sequence GTGCCCGTGACCCGAGCCGCGCCCACGTCGCAGCGGACGGACCGGCCGAGGATCGCGCTCATCTGCGGCAACCTGGAGCCGGCGCGGGACGGAGTGGCCGACTACACGCTGCACCTGCGCGAGGCTCTCGGGCACCGGGCGGACGTCTGGCTGGCCACGGCCGGCCCGGCCGGTGCCGCCGAACCGGCCGCCGGCCCACGGCTGATAAAGGTGGCGGACGGATGGAACGCACGTGGCGTCGCGGCACTGGCGGGCGCGCTGCGCCGGCTTGCGCCGGATGTCGTCCACGTCCAGTTCGCGCCGTCCGCGTTCGGCTACTCACCGGCCGTCGGCCTGCTTCCCCTCCTGCTCCCCGCGAGCACGCGACTCGTCACGACCCTGCACGAATACGACTGGTGGAGCTGGCCGGCGCACGTACCGGACCGGCTGTGGCGGCTGGTCGAGCGGCGTCGCTGGTGGGACCGCGAGACCCTCGCCCTGGCGCCGCGAAGCAGCCGCGTCATCGTCACGAACGGCGCGCATGCGAGGGCGGTCCGAGGCAGGCTGGGAATCAGCCCGCGATCCGTTCCGGTGGGCGCGAATGTCATTCCGGATTCGCACGCGGACCGCCCCGCGGTGCGGCGGGTGGCGCGGTCGCGGCTCGGGCTGCCACCGGAGGCGCCCGTGTTGGCGTTCTTCGGCTTCGCCCATCCAGCGAAGGGCCTGCGATATCTCATCGAGGCGCTCGCGATGCTGGCTCCCGAGCACCCCGGCGTCCGCCTTGTGATCGCGGGCGGATTCGTCTCCCTGGCGCTGCGTGAGCCCGAGGCCAACGCCTTCCGACGCGAGCTCGAGGACGGAGCCCGCGAGGCGGGTGTGGCCGGCCGGGTGCTGATGACCGGTCACCTGCCGGCCGCGGAAGCCTCCGAGGTGCTGACCGCGGCGGACATCGCCGTGCTGCCCTTCACCGCCGGCGTGACGGCGAAAAGCGGCGCGCTGGCCGCGGTCGCGGCGCACGGCCTGCCGGTCGTGGTGACCGCGGCGGATCCCCCCGATCCGGCGTTGGTCGACGCCCGGACCGCGGTCGTCGTGCCCCGGGTCCGCGATGCCGGGGCGCTGGCCGTGGGCATCCGACGACTGCTGGTCGACGCGGACCTCGGCGCCCGGGTCCGGGCCGGTCTGGCGACACTGCTGGCCGACCGCGGCTGGCCGCGGATAGCCGACGCTCATCTGGAGCTCTACCGGGAATGCCGGGACGGAGGCACGGGCCGGGGGCGGCCAGCGCGGTTCCACGCCCGGTCTCCTGCCGGCGCGGCGCCTCCGGGCGGCCATGACAGTCCTGGTCACGGTGACTGA
- a CDS encoding zinc-dependent alcohol dehydrogenase yields the protein MKAVVWHGRRDVRVDEVPDPRIEHPGDAVIRVTSTNICGSDLHLYESLAAFMTEGDILGHEAMGVVEAVGSEAGDLRVGDRVVVPFQISCGSCFMCDEQLYSQCETTQVREQGMGAALFGYSKLYGQVPGGQAQYLRVPHASSTHIKVPAGLPDERFVYLSDVLPTAWQAVRYAAVPKGGTVAILGLGPIGDMAARVAAHEGSRVIAVDLVPERLARARDRGVEVLDLREHGRGLGDVIRDLTAGRGPDSVIDAVGMEAHGSPVARSIVQLAARLPAAVAAPLARSVGIDQLGALRSAIDIVRRGGTLSLSGVYGGMADPLPMMTLFDKQVQLRMGQANVRRWAPEILPLLTDDDPLGVDGFATHTLPLDQAPRAYEMFQRKQDGAVKVILRP from the coding sequence ATGAAGGCGGTTGTGTGGCATGGCCGGCGGGACGTGCGGGTGGACGAGGTGCCCGACCCGCGGATCGAGCACCCGGGTGACGCGGTCATTCGAGTGACCAGCACGAATATCTGCGGATCAGATCTGCATCTCTACGAGTCGTTGGCCGCCTTCATGACCGAGGGGGACATTCTCGGCCACGAGGCGATGGGCGTCGTGGAGGCGGTCGGGAGTGAGGCCGGTGATCTTCGGGTGGGTGATCGGGTCGTCGTGCCGTTCCAGATCTCCTGCGGCTCCTGCTTCATGTGTGACGAGCAGCTGTACTCGCAGTGTGAGACGACCCAGGTCCGTGAGCAGGGGATGGGCGCGGCCCTGTTCGGTTACTCGAAGCTGTATGGGCAGGTGCCCGGCGGTCAGGCCCAGTATCTGCGGGTTCCGCATGCGAGCTCGACCCATATCAAGGTGCCGGCGGGTCTGCCCGACGAGCGGTTCGTCTATCTGTCGGATGTGCTGCCGACCGCGTGGCAGGCGGTGCGGTACGCGGCCGTGCCCAAGGGCGGGACGGTCGCGATCCTCGGTCTGGGCCCGATCGGGGACATGGCCGCGCGGGTGGCGGCGCACGAGGGGAGCAGGGTGATCGCCGTCGACCTCGTCCCCGAGCGGCTCGCGCGGGCCAGGGACCGCGGCGTCGAGGTGCTTGATCTGCGTGAGCACGGCCGTGGCCTCGGCGATGTCATCCGGGACCTGACCGCTGGCCGGGGGCCGGACTCCGTCATCGACGCGGTCGGGATGGAGGCTCACGGCTCGCCGGTGGCACGGTCGATTGTCCAGCTGGCCGCTCGCCTGCCGGCGGCGGTCGCGGCGCCGCTGGCCCGGAGCGTGGGCATCGATCAGCTTGGCGCCCTTCGGTCGGCGATCGACATCGTCCGCCGCGGCGGCACCCTCTCGCTGAGCGGTGTCTACGGCGGGATGGCTGACCCGCTGCCCATGATGACCTTGTTCGACAAGCAGGTCCAGCTGCGGATGGGGCAGGCCAACGTCCGCCGGTGGGCGCCGGAGATCCTGCCGTTGCTGACCGACGACGACCCGCTCGGAGTGGACGGGTTCGCCACGCACACCCTGCCGTTGGACCAGGCGCCGCGGGCCTACGAGATGTTCCAGCGCAAGCAGGACGGCGCGGTGAAGGTCATCCTGCGTCCGTGA